The Streptomyces seoulensis genome contains a region encoding:
- a CDS encoding ABC transporter ATP-binding protein has protein sequence MSSSELAEAKVESRGVEDGAVRLDHVTHRYGAVTAVGPVDLTVPTGEFLVLVGASGCGKSTLLRLIAGFERPTEGTVTVSGTAPRPGDTAGVVFQTPRLFPWRTVRGNLDLALRYAGVDRARWPERRAELLARVGLEGTEARRVWEISGGQQQRVAIARALAAENPLLLLDEPFAALDALTRERLQEDVRRMAAQAGRTTVFVTHSAEEAVFLGSRIVVLTKSPGTVALDLPITLPRGEVDAEELRGSPEFGELRAEVAHAVKSAAAA, from the coding sequence ATGTCCTCAAGTGAGCTGGCGGAAGCGAAGGTTGAGTCAAGGGGAGTCGAGGACGGGGCCGTCCGGCTCGACCACGTCACCCATCGGTACGGTGCCGTGACCGCCGTCGGCCCGGTCGATCTGACCGTGCCCACCGGGGAGTTCCTCGTCCTGGTCGGCGCCTCCGGCTGCGGCAAGAGCACCCTGCTGCGGCTGATCGCCGGGTTCGAGCGGCCCACCGAGGGCACCGTGACGGTCTCCGGCACCGCTCCCCGCCCCGGCGACACGGCGGGCGTGGTGTTCCAGACGCCGAGGCTGTTCCCCTGGCGCACCGTGCGCGGCAACCTCGACCTGGCCCTCAGGTACGCGGGTGTCGACCGAGCCCGATGGCCGGAGCGGCGAGCCGAGTTGCTGGCACGGGTCGGACTGGAGGGCACCGAGGCACGCCGGGTCTGGGAGATCTCCGGCGGGCAGCAGCAGCGCGTCGCCATCGCCCGCGCGCTCGCCGCCGAGAACCCCCTGCTGCTGCTCGACGAGCCGTTCGCGGCCCTGGACGCGCTCACCCGTGAGCGGCTCCAGGAGGACGTGCGCCGGATGGCCGCCCAGGCCGGGCGCACCACGGTGTTCGTCACGCACTCGGCCGAGGAGGCCGTGTTCCTCGGCTCCCGCATCGTGGTGCTGACGAAGAGTCCGGGGACCGTTGCCCTGGACCTGCCGATCACCCTGCCGCGCGGCGAGGTGGACGCCGAAGAGCTGCGCGGGTCACCGGAGTTCGGTGAGCTGCGCGCCGAGGTCGCGCACGCCGTCAAGAGCGCCGCCGCGGCCTGA
- a CDS encoding LLM class flavin-dependent oxidoreductase yields MPVEFLGIAATNDGSETTPRSGAAFDKDYTLRLARAHEDHGWDRVLFAYGSGSPDPAPAAAYIAARTDRLQLLLAHRPNVSYPTFAAKTFATLDQISEGRLTVHFITGGNDHEQGREGDTLTKDERYARTREYIGLVKKIWTTHEAFDHEGEHYRFHDFVSDVFPVQQPRPGVSFGGSSPAAYAAGGAEADIYCLWGEPLAETAAQIEKVKAAAREAGRTDVPRIQVAFRPIIAPTEELAWEKAHRTVGAIKQRREAGLVRHRRGGAPENTGSQRLIAIAEAGERYDRALWTPTAAATGGAGNSNALVGTPETVAAALLDYYDLGVDILSARGYDLLGDAIDFGRHVIPIVREEVAKRDAARAAGGTGPLTAVGE; encoded by the coding sequence ATGCCTGTGGAGTTCCTCGGCATAGCCGCGACCAACGACGGCTCCGAAACCACCCCGCGCTCCGGCGCGGCCTTCGACAAGGACTACACCCTCCGCCTCGCCCGGGCCCACGAGGACCACGGCTGGGACCGGGTGCTGTTCGCCTACGGTTCCGGCTCCCCGGACCCGGCGCCCGCCGCCGCGTACATCGCTGCCCGCACCGACCGGCTCCAACTGCTGCTCGCCCACCGGCCGAACGTCTCGTACCCCACCTTCGCCGCCAAGACCTTCGCCACCCTCGACCAGATCAGCGAGGGCCGGCTCACCGTCCACTTCATCACCGGCGGCAACGACCACGAACAGGGCCGCGAGGGCGACACCCTCACCAAGGACGAGCGCTACGCACGTACCCGTGAGTACATCGGACTCGTCAAGAAGATCTGGACCACCCACGAGGCGTTCGACCACGAGGGCGAGCACTACCGGTTCCACGACTTCGTCAGCGACGTCTTCCCCGTCCAACAGCCGCGCCCCGGAGTCTCGTTCGGCGGCTCCTCGCCCGCCGCGTACGCCGCCGGCGGCGCCGAGGCCGACATCTACTGCCTGTGGGGCGAGCCGTTGGCCGAGACCGCCGCGCAGATCGAGAAGGTCAAGGCCGCCGCCCGCGAGGCAGGCCGTACCGACGTACCCCGCATCCAGGTCGCCTTCCGTCCGATCATCGCCCCCACCGAGGAACTGGCCTGGGAGAAGGCGCACCGCACGGTCGGCGCGATCAAGCAGCGCCGTGAGGCGGGCCTCGTCCGGCATCGCCGCGGCGGCGCCCCCGAGAACACCGGTTCGCAGCGCCTGATCGCCATCGCGGAGGCGGGCGAGCGCTACGACCGCGCCCTGTGGACCCCGACCGCCGCCGCGACCGGCGGCGCGGGCAACTCCAACGCCCTCGTCGGCACCCCGGAGACGGTCGCGGCGGCCCTGCTCGACTACTACGACCTCGGCGTCGACATCCTCTCCGCCCGCGGTTACGACCTGCTGGGCGACGCCATCGACTTCGGCCGCCATGTGATCCCGATCGTCCGCGAGGAGGTCGCCAAGCGCGACGCCGCCCGCGCGGCCGGCGGCACCGGACCGCTCACGGCGGTGGGCGAGTGA
- a CDS encoding PASTA domain-containing protein, which translates to MANWKLIGAIAGGLIVVGAIGSAVDGGGSADTAAQTPSYATAKAATPTPAVADDKPATSKAETKSVPDFVGMGLQSAQDAAQAAGFYGLKSHDSLGRARHQILDRDWKVCSQNVKANSDASTDKVLDFGAVKLEETCPAHDEAAPSAAGGTMPSFTGKSVAAARDALDSGTSFTVQDASGQDRFILVESNWKVCSQEPAAGAKVNGQPVTLGAVKFEESCG; encoded by the coding sequence ATGGCCAACTGGAAGCTCATCGGCGCAATCGCGGGCGGTCTCATCGTCGTGGGCGCCATCGGCAGCGCCGTCGACGGCGGCGGCAGCGCCGACACCGCGGCGCAGACGCCGTCCTACGCCACCGCCAAGGCGGCGACGCCCACACCCGCCGTCGCCGACGACAAGCCCGCCACGTCGAAGGCGGAGACGAAGTCCGTCCCCGACTTCGTCGGTATGGGCCTTCAGTCCGCGCAGGACGCCGCGCAGGCCGCCGGGTTCTACGGGCTGAAGTCCCACGACTCCCTCGGCCGGGCCCGTCATCAGATCCTCGACCGGGACTGGAAGGTCTGCTCCCAGAACGTGAAGGCGAACAGCGACGCCTCCACCGACAAGGTGCTGGACTTCGGCGCGGTCAAGCTGGAGGAGACCTGCCCCGCCCACGACGAGGCCGCCCCGTCCGCTGCGGGCGGGACGATGCCGTCGTTCACCGGGAAGAGCGTGGCGGCGGCGCGGGACGCGCTGGACTCCGGCACCTCGTTCACCGTCCAGGACGCTTCCGGGCAGGACCGGTTCATCCTGGTCGAGTCCAACTGGAAGGTGTGCTCGCAGGAGCCGGCGGCCGGGGCGAAGGTGAACGGGCAGCCGGTCACCCTCGGCGCGGTGAAGTTCGAGGAGAGCTGCGGGTAG
- a CDS encoding ABC transporter substrate-binding protein, with the protein MLAGALAVAATAAVTGCSDSSASSSGSGKRLRIGYFAFPSGDLLVKNRKLLEKALPDHTITWIKFDSGASVNQAFLGKSLDIAALGSSPFARGISGPSPIPYKVAWILDVAGENEALVARKSTGVSDVAGLKGRTIATPFASTSHYSLLAALDKAGLKTSDVKLIDLQPQAILAAWQRGDIDAAYVWLPTLDELRKTGRQLTSSKQVAGSGKPTLDLAVVSDELIARDPKAIDAWRKAEAEALRLLKSDPEGSVKAVAAELSISVADARAQLAQGVFLTPEQVTSAEWLGTDGKPGKLLTYVGDTGRFLAGQKQIDAAPSAASVEKAFYLKGLPDVLK; encoded by the coding sequence ATGCTCGCCGGTGCGCTCGCCGTCGCCGCGACCGCGGCGGTCACCGGCTGCTCCGACAGCTCCGCATCCTCCTCCGGTTCCGGGAAACGGCTGCGCATCGGCTACTTCGCCTTTCCCAGCGGCGACTTGCTGGTCAAGAACAGAAAGCTGCTGGAGAAGGCGCTGCCGGACCACACCATCACCTGGATCAAGTTCGACTCCGGCGCGAGCGTCAACCAGGCCTTCCTCGGCAAGTCCCTCGACATCGCCGCCCTGGGTTCCAGCCCGTTCGCGCGCGGGATATCCGGCCCGTCCCCGATCCCGTACAAGGTCGCCTGGATCCTCGACGTGGCGGGGGAGAACGAGGCGCTGGTGGCGCGCAAGAGCACCGGTGTGTCCGACGTGGCCGGGCTGAAGGGGCGCACGATCGCCACTCCGTTCGCCTCCACCTCGCACTACAGCCTGCTCGCCGCGCTGGACAAGGCCGGGCTGAAGACGTCCGACGTCAAGCTGATCGACCTCCAGCCGCAGGCGATCCTCGCCGCCTGGCAGCGGGGTGACATCGACGCCGCGTACGTGTGGCTGCCGACCCTGGACGAGCTGCGCAAGACCGGGCGGCAGCTCACCAGCAGCAAGCAGGTGGCCGGTTCGGGCAAGCCGACCCTGGACCTCGCCGTCGTCTCGGACGAGCTGATCGCCCGCGACCCGAAGGCGATCGACGCCTGGCGCAAGGCGGAGGCCGAGGCGCTGCGACTGCTCAAGTCCGACCCCGAGGGCTCGGTGAAGGCGGTCGCGGCCGAGCTGAGCATCAGCGTCGCCGACGCCCGGGCCCAGCTCGCGCAGGGCGTGTTCCTCACCCCGGAGCAGGTGACCTCCGCCGAGTGGCTGGGCACCGACGGCAAGCCCGGCAAGCTGCTGACCTACGTCGGCGACACCGGCCGCTTCCTGGCCGGCCAGAAGCAGATCGACGCGGCGCCCTCCGCCGCCTCCGTGGAGAAGGCGTTCTACCTCAAGGGGCTGCCCGATGTCCTCAAGTGA
- a CDS encoding SRPBCC family protein — protein MVHVRRSFTVPRPLPAVIDYLADFTHAVDWDPGTQECARKDGVGAPTEGTTWHNVSEFRGRRTELEYRLDHRGEDRLTFVGTNDTATTRDDITLRPTPEGTEITYDADIRFHGLARLADPFLRGEFERLGDEITHTMPEAIESAVPRT, from the coding sequence ATGGTCCACGTCCGACGTTCCTTCACCGTCCCCCGCCCCCTGCCCGCCGTGATCGACTACCTGGCCGACTTCACGCACGCCGTGGACTGGGACCCCGGTACCCAGGAATGCGCCCGGAAGGACGGCGTGGGCGCGCCCACCGAGGGCACCACCTGGCACAACGTCTCCGAGTTCCGGGGCCGCCGCACCGAGCTGGAGTACCGCCTGGACCACCGCGGCGAGGACCGCCTGACCTTCGTCGGCACCAACGACACCGCCACCACGAGGGACGACATCACCCTCCGCCCCACCCCGGAGGGCACCGAGATCACCTACGACGCCGACATCCGGTTCCACGGCCTCGCCCGCCTGGCGGACCCGTTCCTACGCGGTGAGTTCGAGCGCCTGGGCGACGAGATCACCCACACGATGCCGGAGGCGATCGAGTCGGCGGTGCCGCGGACCTGA
- a CDS encoding FAD/NAD(P)-binding protein, translated as MSTRILVIVGAGPRATGLLERIGASAPELWSGAHELRVHLVDPHPPGPGRVWRHEQSPLLRMNSMAEDVTMFTDETSTLDGPVRPGPSLAEWAAQFTGPDAPRFTPYAEPADPEVLAELRSLDAAGFPTRRAQSAYLDWVFRRALADLPPSVTVEWHRTTATAVTGPADGAQEVRLAGRSEPLRADLVVLTQGHLGSTPVPAHRVHSDFARRHGRFHLPPAFSADADLSGVRPGEQVVLRGFGLAFIDLMVLLTEGRGGAYRTEPDGTLTYLPSGREPVLHVGSRRGVPYHAKTGYRLQGPRPPLPRHFGPEAIDALAAGGGPLDLRRDVWPLMAKEIGFGHYHELFHAHPERTAMPWPEFLAAYDRFGWYSARLAGLVATAVPDPADRLDFEALDRPLDGLVFDTPEAFQEHLRAYARKDVARREDPEHSADLGAFLALLSIYGQLPGLVASGRLTARSLADGLDGWWHGFFSFLASGPPGFRLRELDALSRAGVVRFLGADVRVGTDEATGTFTATSPTVPGHTVHATALIEAYLPGPNLDRTEDPLLRHLHRTGALAEEVVADGTHRHRSGRITVSPADGHLLDPGLGRPHPRRIALGAPTDSRAIAAFARPRTDAPAFRQNDAVARAVLRALDAEPEPHVGDPHVRDPHAREPHVGEPHVPGPVDRARVGG; from the coding sequence GTGAGCACGCGCATCCTGGTGATCGTCGGCGCGGGGCCGCGCGCCACCGGACTGCTGGAGCGCATCGGCGCAAGCGCGCCCGAACTCTGGTCCGGTGCTCATGAGTTGCGCGTCCATCTGGTGGACCCGCATCCGCCCGGTCCGGGCCGGGTCTGGCGGCACGAGCAGTCGCCGCTGCTGCGGATGAACTCCATGGCCGAGGACGTCACCATGTTCACCGACGAGACCTCCACCCTGGACGGTCCGGTGCGTCCCGGCCCCTCACTCGCCGAGTGGGCCGCCCAGTTCACCGGGCCGGACGCCCCGCGTTTCACCCCGTACGCCGAACCGGCCGACCCGGAGGTGCTCGCCGAGCTGCGGAGCCTGGACGCGGCCGGCTTCCCCACCCGGCGGGCGCAGAGCGCCTATCTGGACTGGGTGTTCCGCAGGGCGCTGGCCGATCTGCCGCCCTCGGTCACCGTCGAGTGGCACCGCACCACCGCGACCGCGGTCACCGGCCCGGCCGACGGCGCCCAGGAGGTCCGCCTGGCCGGCCGGAGCGAGCCGCTGCGGGCCGACCTGGTGGTGCTGACCCAGGGCCACCTGGGTTCGACCCCCGTCCCGGCGCACCGGGTCCACTCCGACTTCGCCCGGCGGCACGGCCGCTTCCATCTGCCGCCCGCCTTCTCCGCCGACGCCGACCTGTCGGGGGTGCGCCCCGGCGAGCAGGTGGTCCTACGGGGCTTCGGGCTGGCCTTCATCGACCTGATGGTGCTGCTCACCGAGGGCCGCGGCGGCGCCTACCGTACCGAGCCGGACGGCACGCTGACCTACCTCCCCTCCGGCCGCGAACCGGTCCTGCACGTCGGCTCGCGGCGCGGGGTGCCGTACCACGCCAAGACCGGGTACCGGCTCCAGGGACCCCGGCCCCCGCTCCCCCGCCACTTCGGCCCGGAGGCGATCGACGCGCTGGCCGCCGGGGGCGGGCCGCTCGACCTGCGGCGCGACGTGTGGCCGCTGATGGCCAAGGAGATCGGGTTCGGGCACTACCACGAGCTGTTCCACGCCCACCCCGAGCGCACCGCCATGCCCTGGCCGGAGTTCCTGGCCGCCTACGACCGGTTCGGCTGGTACTCCGCCCGGTTGGCCGGTCTGGTCGCCACCGCCGTGCCCGACCCCGCCGACCGGCTCGACTTCGAGGCGCTGGACAGGCCGCTGGACGGCCTTGTCTTCGACACCCCGGAAGCCTTCCAGGAGCACCTGCGCGCCTACGCCCGAAAGGACGTGGCCCGCCGCGAGGACCCGGAGCACAGCGCCGACCTCGGCGCGTTCCTCGCCCTGCTCTCCATATACGGCCAACTGCCCGGCCTGGTCGCCTCCGGGCGGCTGACGGCCCGCTCCCTGGCGGACGGCCTGGACGGCTGGTGGCACGGTTTCTTCAGCTTCCTGGCCTCCGGCCCGCCCGGCTTCCGGCTGCGCGAGCTGGACGCGCTGTCCCGCGCCGGTGTGGTGCGCTTCCTCGGCGCGGACGTCCGGGTCGGCACGGACGAGGCCACGGGCACCTTCACCGCGACGAGTCCCACGGTGCCGGGTCACACCGTGCACGCGACCGCGCTGATCGAGGCGTATCTGCCGGGCCCGAACCTAGACCGCACCGAGGACCCGCTGCTGCGGCACCTGCACCGCACGGGAGCGCTCGCGGAGGAGGTGGTGGCCGACGGTACGCACCGGCACCGGTCCGGGCGGATCACCGTCTCCCCCGCCGACGGCCACCTCCTCGACCCCGGCCTGGGCCGGCCCCACCCCCGCCGGATCGCCCTGGGCGCCCCCACCGACAGCCGGGCCATCGCCGCCTTCGCCCGCCCCCGCACCGACGCGCCCGCCTTCCGGCAGAACGACGCGGTGGCCAGGGCGGTGCTGCGGGCACTGGACGCCGAACCGGAGCCACATGTGGGGGATCCACATGTGCGAGATCCACATGCGCGGGAGCCACATGTGGGGGAGCCACATGTACCGGGTCCGGTCGACCGCGCGCGGGTCGGGGGCTGA
- a CDS encoding MBL fold metallo-hydrolase: MTGLRSQSSGLRALQPEAFGAEPRGERLARIHRSPHFKDGVFQNPGGTARTRPSGSTLDLAKAFFDKDTRPVRAPHGTIPVHPTTLADLAKPPVTGLRVTWLGHSSVLVEIDGHRVLFDPVWGERCSPFPFAGPKRLHPVPLPLAALGPVDVVVISHDHYDHLDLPTIKALAGTDTLFAVPLGVGAHLEHWGVSPDRLRELDWHESTEVGGVTLTATPARHFCGRGLRNTQHTLWASWVVAGAEHKVFHSGDTGYFDGFKDIGAAHGPFDATMIQIGAYSPYWPDIHMTPEEGVRAHLDLQSGTPHGVLLPIHWGTFNLAMHAWAEPGEWTKDAAEAVGQTVASPRPGEPFEPAGRVPSDPWWRSVSGPITRTWDRPEPVTAAAESRSDDLNYSGS; encoded by the coding sequence CGCATTTCAAGGACGGCGTCTTCCAGAACCCCGGCGGCACGGCCCGTACCCGGCCCTCCGGCTCCACGCTGGACCTCGCCAAGGCGTTCTTCGACAAGGACACGCGTCCCGTCCGCGCGCCCCACGGCACGATCCCGGTGCACCCCACCACGCTGGCCGACCTGGCGAAGCCGCCGGTGACGGGGCTCAGGGTGACATGGCTCGGACATTCCAGCGTGCTCGTGGAGATCGACGGGCACCGGGTGCTGTTCGACCCGGTCTGGGGCGAGCGCTGTTCGCCGTTCCCCTTCGCGGGGCCCAAGCGGCTGCACCCCGTCCCGCTGCCGCTGGCCGCGCTCGGCCCGGTCGACGTGGTGGTCATCTCCCACGACCACTACGACCATCTCGACCTGCCCACCATCAAGGCGCTGGCCGGGACCGACACCCTGTTCGCCGTCCCGCTGGGCGTGGGCGCGCACCTCGAACACTGGGGGGTGTCCCCGGACCGGCTGCGCGAGCTGGACTGGCACGAGTCCACCGAGGTCGGCGGCGTCACGCTCACCGCGACCCCGGCCCGCCACTTCTGCGGGCGGGGCCTGCGCAACACCCAGCACACCCTGTGGGCGTCCTGGGTCGTCGCGGGCGCGGAGCACAAGGTGTTCCACAGCGGGGACACGGGCTACTTCGACGGCTTCAAGGACATCGGCGCGGCCCACGGCCCGTTCGACGCGACCATGATCCAGATCGGTGCCTACAGTCCGTACTGGCCCGACATCCACATGACCCCCGAGGAGGGCGTCCGCGCCCACCTCGACCTCCAGTCCGGCACCCCGCACGGCGTCCTCCTCCCCATCCACTGGGGCACCTTCAACCTGGCGATGCACGCGTGGGCGGAGCCGGGGGAGTGGACGAAGGACGCGGCGGAAGCGGTGGGCCAGACCGTGGCCTCGCCCCGTCCGGGCGAGCCCTTCGAGCCGGCGGGGCGAGTGCCCTCCGACCCGTGGTGGCGGTCGGTGTCCGGTCCGATCACTCGCACCTGGGACCGCCCCGAACCGGTGACGGCAGCGGCGGAGAGCCGGAGCGACGACCTCAACTACAGCGGGTCGTAG
- a CDS encoding TauD/TfdA dioxygenase family protein, whose amino-acid sequence MSILSDRPVAKRLPLTELGPNIGAEIDGIELALLDDDGVLALREALVRHKVLFVRGQHRLDDAGQIELGRRLGEVTVGHPVHDSGDVAPEVYSLDSQDNGFADVWHTDVTFVPRPPAISVLRAVVLPPNGGDTNWADSQAAYESLSPGLRAHIDTLTAVHDGSREFGYYLAQRRQGKGNLWEGEVFTQLTPVEHPVVRVHPESGRKGLFVNPGFTSHIVGVSEHESRGLLDILYAHLTKPEHVVRHRWQPGDVALWDNRSTSHYANRDYGDQHRVMHRITLRGDIPVGPQA is encoded by the coding sequence ATGAGCATCCTCAGCGACCGGCCCGTGGCGAAGCGGCTGCCGCTCACCGAACTCGGCCCGAACATCGGCGCGGAGATCGACGGCATCGAGCTGGCCCTCCTGGACGACGACGGCGTGCTCGCGCTCCGCGAGGCCCTCGTGCGCCACAAGGTCCTCTTCGTGCGAGGGCAGCACCGGCTCGACGACGCCGGGCAGATCGAGCTGGGCCGGCGCCTCGGCGAGGTCACGGTCGGGCACCCGGTGCACGACTCCGGTGACGTGGCGCCCGAGGTGTACTCGCTGGACAGCCAGGACAACGGCTTCGCCGACGTGTGGCACACCGACGTCACCTTCGTGCCGCGTCCGCCCGCGATCTCGGTGCTGCGCGCGGTGGTGCTGCCGCCCAACGGCGGCGACACCAACTGGGCCGACAGCCAGGCCGCGTACGAGTCGCTGTCGCCGGGGCTGCGGGCGCACATCGACACCCTCACCGCCGTGCACGACGGCAGCCGCGAGTTCGGGTACTACCTCGCGCAGCGCCGGCAGGGGAAGGGCAACCTGTGGGAGGGCGAGGTGTTCACCCAGCTCACTCCGGTGGAGCATCCGGTGGTCCGGGTGCACCCGGAGAGCGGGCGCAAGGGGCTGTTCGTGAACCCCGGCTTCACGTCGCACATCGTCGGCGTCTCCGAGCACGAGAGCCGGGGCCTGCTGGACATTCTCTACGCACACCTCACCAAGCCGGAGCATGTGGTGCGGCACCGCTGGCAGCCGGGTGACGTGGCCCTGTGGGACAACCGCAGCACCTCCCACTACGCCAACCGCGACTACGGCGACCAGCACCGGGTGATGCACCGGATCACGCTGCGCGGCGACATCCCGGTGGGGCCGCAGGCGTAA
- a CDS encoding ABC transporter permease, with protein sequence MRPEKAGPLPAAAATRPARVPSAVRGIALPLGSLVLFLLLWQLLAVSGTWSQTLVPPPAKVWRAFIDVSTTHDGVRGYNGTYLIEHLGISLRRIAFGAGIGIAAGVVFGLLMGTVGWVRSLFEPWITFLRTLPPLAYFSLLIIWLGINEEPKITLLAVAAFPPVAVSTTTAVAAVPKALTEAARALGASRWDVVRDVVIPSALPETLTGVRLAVGVAYSSLVAAELVNGLPGIGGMVKDAANYNNTPVVLVGIIAIGVSGLIIDGLLLRLERAVVPWRGRT encoded by the coding sequence CTGCGCCCGGAGAAGGCCGGTCCGCTCCCGGCCGCCGCCGCGACCCGCCCGGCCCGCGTCCCAAGTGCCGTACGAGGCATCGCACTTCCGCTGGGCTCGCTCGTGCTGTTCCTTCTCCTGTGGCAACTGCTCGCGGTGAGCGGCACCTGGAGCCAGACGCTGGTCCCGCCCCCGGCCAAGGTGTGGCGGGCCTTCATCGACGTGTCCACCACGCACGACGGGGTCCGGGGCTACAACGGCACGTATCTCATCGAGCACTTGGGCATCAGCCTGCGCCGCATCGCCTTCGGTGCCGGGATCGGCATCGCCGCCGGAGTGGTGTTCGGCCTGCTCATGGGCACCGTCGGCTGGGTGCGCTCGCTGTTCGAGCCCTGGATCACCTTCCTGCGGACACTGCCCCCGCTGGCGTATTTCTCCTTGCTCATCATCTGGCTCGGCATCAACGAGGAACCCAAGATCACCCTGCTGGCGGTGGCCGCGTTCCCGCCGGTCGCCGTCTCCACCACCACCGCCGTGGCCGCCGTGCCCAAGGCACTCACCGAGGCCGCCCGCGCACTCGGCGCCTCGCGCTGGGACGTCGTACGGGACGTGGTCATCCCCTCCGCGCTGCCGGAGACGCTGACCGGTGTCCGGCTGGCCGTCGGCGTCGCCTACTCGTCCCTGGTGGCAGCCGAGTTGGTCAACGGCCTCCCCGGCATCGGCGGCATGGTCAAGGACGCCGCCAACTACAACAACACCCCCGTCGTGCTCGTCGGCATCATCGCCATCGGCGTCTCCGGCCTGATCATCGACGGCCTGCTGCTGCGTCTGGAACGCGCCGTCGTGCCCTGGCGCGGCCGCACCTGA
- a CDS encoding amino acid ABC transporter permease gives MATPSDTTSTPLLKPPTAAPPSDDTELPRIVPRRHLGRWIAAAFALLVLAMVLNSVVRNDAFQWQVVGQYFTTAAVLDGLLLTLWLTAAVMVLAFLLGTGIAVLRLSANPVLRTLSWGYVWIFRSTPLLVQLLFWFNIGALYPTLGIGIPFGPEFVSVRTVNLLGPTLTALIGLTLHETAYAAEVVRGGILSVDAGQTEAAQALGLGRWRTLRRIVVPQAMRSIVPTAGNMLIGTLKGTSIVSVLAVHDLLFSVQLIYNRTYQVIPLLLVATVWYIAVTSVLSVGQYHVERYYGRGAARSLPPTPLARLGPWLTVLRARTRRASLGGDR, from the coding sequence ATGGCCACGCCTTCCGACACAACCTCCACCCCTCTTCTGAAGCCTCCGACGGCCGCGCCGCCGTCCGACGACACCGAGCTGCCCCGGATCGTGCCGCGCCGGCACCTCGGCCGCTGGATCGCGGCCGCCTTCGCCCTGCTGGTCCTGGCCATGGTGCTCAACTCCGTGGTCCGCAACGACGCCTTCCAGTGGCAGGTGGTGGGGCAGTACTTCACCACCGCCGCCGTGCTCGACGGACTGCTGCTGACCCTGTGGCTGACGGCCGCCGTGATGGTGCTGGCGTTCCTGCTCGGCACCGGGATCGCGGTGCTCCGCCTCTCCGCCAACCCGGTGCTGCGCACCCTGAGCTGGGGCTATGTGTGGATCTTCCGGTCGACACCGCTGCTGGTGCAGTTGCTGTTCTGGTTCAACATCGGCGCGCTGTACCCGACGCTCGGCATAGGCATCCCGTTCGGCCCCGAGTTCGTCAGCGTCAGGACCGTGAACCTGCTCGGGCCGACCCTGACCGCGCTGATCGGCCTGACCCTGCACGAGACGGCGTACGCGGCCGAGGTGGTCCGGGGCGGCATCCTGTCGGTGGACGCCGGGCAGACCGAGGCGGCACAGGCGCTGGGCCTCGGCAGATGGCGCACCCTGCGCAGGATCGTCGTCCCGCAGGCGATGCGGTCCATCGTGCCCACGGCAGGCAACATGCTGATCGGCACCCTGAAGGGCACCAGCATCGTCAGCGTGCTCGCCGTGCACGACCTGCTGTTCTCCGTCCAGTTGATCTACAACCGGACCTACCAGGTCATCCCGCTGCTGCTGGTCGCCACGGTCTGGTACATCGCCGTGACCTCGGTGCTCAGCGTGGGGCAGTACCACGTGGAGCGGTACTACGGCCGGGGCGCCGCACGCTCCCTGCCGCCCACCCCGCTCGCCCGGCTCGGCCCCTGGCTCACCGTGCTGCGCGCCCGGACCCGTCGCGCCTCCCTCGGCGGTGACCGGTGA